In Elusimicrobium sp. An273, a genomic segment contains:
- the hrcA gene encoding heat-inducible transcriptional repressor HrcA, translated as MRILKPEIAKARKEKILRWVIQQFVETRRPVGSQMIADGALPDVSSATIRNIMKELEEEGYLYQPHTSGGRIPTDKAYRYYVDYLANVQKMAARERQRIEEQYDARVNEVDNMLVQTSRLLAMLSGAAGFVYTANVDDQRIQRLDFVPVAPGLILVVLVTQAGAVRHWPVRTGYVIEPARLRVLSRFINEEIAGRTLAQARQVLWQHVHSGHREISDLADLTTQVLKDIERPQTSADELYVEGIGRLLANTTQDDYEDLKQMMRVVEERERFSSLLNEKMADMEKSNQKVNVSIGSENELAELRNLSIVSTACRVGDKTVGMLGIIGPKHMEYTRVMSLVNFIGSLLETSMNTWTALPSEDEKDYE; from the coding sequence ATGAGAATTTTAAAACCGGAAATTGCCAAAGCTCGTAAAGAAAAGATTCTGCGGTGGGTCATCCAGCAGTTTGTGGAAACCCGCCGTCCGGTCGGTTCGCAAATGATTGCGGACGGTGCCCTGCCGGATGTTTCCAGCGCCACCATTCGCAACATTATGAAAGAACTGGAAGAAGAAGGATATCTTTACCAGCCGCATACTTCCGGCGGACGCATTCCTACGGACAAAGCCTACCGCTATTATGTGGATTACCTGGCCAACGTGCAAAAAATGGCCGCACGCGAACGCCAGCGCATTGAAGAGCAGTACGATGCCCGCGTCAACGAGGTGGACAATATGCTGGTGCAAACCTCGCGCTTATTGGCGATGCTTTCCGGCGCGGCGGGGTTTGTGTATACGGCCAATGTGGACGACCAGCGGATTCAGCGGTTGGATTTTGTGCCGGTGGCGCCGGGGCTGATTTTGGTAGTACTGGTTACACAAGCGGGCGCCGTGCGGCACTGGCCGGTGCGTACGGGATACGTGATTGAGCCGGCCCGCCTGCGGGTACTGAGCCGCTTTATTAATGAAGAAATTGCCGGCCGCACGCTGGCTCAGGCGCGGCAGGTGCTGTGGCAGCACGTTCACTCCGGCCACCGGGAAATTTCCGACTTGGCGGATTTAACCACCCAGGTGCTGAAAGATATTGAACGGCCCCAAACCAGTGCGGACGAATTGTATGTGGAAGGCATCGGCCGCCTGCTGGCAAACACTACGCAGGACGATTACGAAGATTTGAAACAAATGATGCGGGTGGTGGAGGAGCGCGAACGGTTTTCTTCGCTGCTCAATGAAAAAATGGCGGATATGGAGAAATCCAATCAGAAGGTAAACGTCAGCATTGGCAGCGAAAACGAATTGGCGGAACTGCGCAACCTGAGCATTGTGTCTACCGCTTGCCGTGTGGGGGATAAAACGGTAGGGATGTTGGGCATTATCGGCCCGAAACATATGGAGTATACCAGAGTGATGTCCTTGGTAAATTTTATCGGAAGTTTGTTGGAAACTTCTATGAATACCTGGACGGCTTTGCCCTCCGAGGATGAAAAAGACTATGAGTAA
- the glmU gene encoding bifunctional UDP-N-acetylglucosamine diphosphorylase/glucosamine-1-phosphate N-acetyltransferase GlmU encodes MVAKKNLCVLILAAGKGTRMKSPLPKPLHIVCGLPIIAHILKAAQALGPAAIGIVVGHEAQTVVNAIQAGLSQWGITAPVVFVQQTELTGSASAVKAAIPLLQKFETVLVLNGDTPLLKAQSLARMTEVFEQNEAGALVLGVTVPDPSGYGRIIRAEDGSFENIVEDSDADEETKKIAEINSGMYVFNSHSLQTALTQLTPQGPKREYYLTDTLALIKQMNQPVVVFAGRDYQQALGINSKAQLAEAEQIMRDRVAAELMDEGVTLVRPREVYIDPGVKIGTDTRICPGCYICGNTVIGKNCEIEGNVYIKDSVIGDNVTLKMGTYIEESQVEACCQLGPYAHLRPKSVLKKGAKVGNFSEIKKSVIGEGSKVNHLSYIGDTQMGAGVNVGAGTITCNYDGKNKHQTLIGDHVFVGSNVNFVAPVTVHEYAKIGAGSTITKEVPAESLAIARSRQVVLEKKGVKKND; translated from the coding sequence ATGGTAGCCAAAAAAAATCTGTGTGTACTCATCTTGGCGGCCGGAAAAGGCACCCGGATGAAGTCCCCTCTTCCCAAACCGCTGCATATCGTTTGCGGTCTTCCTATTATCGCACATATTTTGAAGGCGGCCCAAGCCTTGGGCCCGGCCGCGATTGGCATTGTCGTAGGGCACGAAGCACAAACGGTGGTAAACGCCATACAGGCCGGCCTGAGCCAGTGGGGCATTACGGCGCCGGTGGTGTTTGTTCAGCAAACCGAGCTGACCGGATCGGCTTCCGCCGTCAAAGCAGCCATTCCCTTATTGCAGAAATTTGAAACCGTTTTAGTGTTAAACGGCGATACGCCGTTATTAAAAGCGCAGTCCTTGGCGCGGATGACCGAAGTGTTTGAACAAAACGAAGCCGGCGCCCTTGTATTGGGTGTTACGGTGCCCGACCCCAGTGGGTACGGGCGCATCATCCGGGCGGAGGACGGCTCGTTTGAAAATATCGTAGAAGACAGCGACGCCGACGAAGAAACCAAAAAAATCGCCGAAATTAACAGCGGCATGTACGTTTTTAATTCCCACTCGCTGCAAACGGCGCTTACCCAGCTTACGCCGCAGGGCCCGAAACGCGAATACTATTTAACCGATACGCTGGCGTTGATTAAGCAAATGAACCAGCCCGTAGTGGTTTTTGCCGGCCGGGATTACCAGCAGGCGCTGGGCATTAACAGCAAAGCGCAGCTGGCCGAGGCCGAGCAAATCATGCGCGACCGCGTGGCCGCGGAACTGATGGACGAAGGGGTAACCCTCGTGCGCCCGCGGGAAGTGTATATTGATCCGGGCGTCAAAATCGGCACGGATACGCGCATTTGCCCCGGCTGCTATATTTGCGGCAACACGGTCATCGGCAAAAACTGCGAGATAGAGGGCAACGTGTATATCAAGGACTCGGTCATCGGCGACAACGTAACCCTTAAAATGGGCACGTATATTGAAGAATCGCAGGTGGAGGCGTGCTGCCAACTGGGGCCGTATGCGCATTTGCGTCCGAAATCGGTGCTTAAAAAAGGCGCCAAAGTGGGCAATTTTTCAGAAATTAAAAAATCCGTCATCGGGGAAGGTTCCAAAGTAAACCACTTAAGCTATATCGGCGATACCCAAATGGGCGCCGGCGTGAACGTGGGGGCGGGAACCATTACCTGCAATTATGACGGCAAAAACAAACACCAAACGCTTATTGGAGACCATGTGTTTGTAGGGTCTAACGTGAATTTTGTGGCGCCGGTAACGGTGCACGAATATGCAAAAATCGGCGCGGGGTCAACCATCACGAAAGAGGTTCCGGCGGAATCTCTGGCGATAGCCCGTTCGCGTCAGGTCGTTCTGGAAAAAAAAGGTGTAAAGAAAAATGACTAA
- the rplT gene encoding 50S ribosomal protein L20: protein MRIKFSVARHARKKKVLKRASGYYGDKSRRLRMATQQLDKSGVHAYVGRKDKKTTYRQLWITRINAAVREEGLSYSKFISGLAKANITLNRKMLSEMAIKDPVSFKKLVDVVKAA, encoded by the coding sequence ATGAGAATTAAATTCAGCGTTGCCAGACACGCAAGAAAGAAAAAAGTATTGAAAAGAGCCAGCGGCTACTATGGAGACAAATCCCGCCGCTTGCGCATGGCCACCCAGCAGCTGGATAAATCCGGCGTGCATGCTTACGTTGGCCGCAAAGACAAAAAAACCACTTACCGCCAGTTGTGGATTACCCGCATCAATGCCGCGGTGAGAGAGGAAGGTTTGTCTTACTCTAAATTCATCAGCGGCCTTGCCAAGGCCAACATTACGCTTAACCGCAAAATGTTGTCCGAAATGGCGATCAAAGACCCGGTGTCCTTCAAGAAATTGGTGGACGTGGTCAAAGCCGCGTAA
- a CDS encoding nucleotide exchange factor GrpE — translation MSKKHQHKNGGEEAAQALDEQDLPEVREPEIEVKPADEPTPEKKPDYYDQLVRLSADFDNYRKRTEREKASFLAYGKKEFAQKLLPAYEVLLRQRAELAKEEDKGECSASLKAVKAGLNMVFTELEKAFKAEGIEHMDVLDKPYDPATQEVVAMIPSSEDQDGLVLQEVQMGFTMDGKVLRPARVIVGQHAEG, via the coding sequence ATGAGTAAAAAACATCAGCATAAAAACGGCGGAGAAGAAGCCGCCCAAGCGCTTGATGAGCAGGATTTGCCGGAAGTGCGCGAGCCGGAAATTGAAGTAAAACCGGCGGACGAGCCTACCCCGGAAAAAAAGCCTGATTATTACGACCAGCTGGTTCGTTTAAGCGCGGACTTTGACAACTACCGCAAACGCACCGAACGGGAAAAAGCTTCTTTCCTGGCTTACGGGAAAAAAGAATTTGCCCAGAAGCTGCTGCCCGCGTATGAAGTGCTTTTGCGCCAGCGCGCCGAATTGGCCAAAGAAGAAGATAAAGGAGAATGTTCCGCTTCGTTAAAAGCCGTAAAGGCTGGGCTGAATATGGTTTTTACGGAGCTTGAAAAAGCTTTTAAAGCGGAAGGAATTGAGCATATGGATGTACTGGATAAGCCGTATGATCCGGCCACCCAGGAAGTCGTGGCGATGATTCCTTCCAGCGAAGACCAAGACGGACTTGTCTTGCAGGAAGTACAGATGGGATTTACGATGGACGGCAAAGTCCTGCGCCCGGCGCGGGTGATTGTCGGCCAGCACGCGGAAGGGTAA
- a CDS encoding RsmE family RNA methyltransferase, producing MPQYFADIKETEFFLMDAEAHHACAVARHQEGDEIRVFDGTGRQYMGRIDRIQKKFVRGTLLRPCPVRRPALELELCFAPNSRTGLEDVLDKCTQLGVAAFRPVVTERSEYDVLKKWDGKNDRWRQIMIAACKQCDTPFVPAILPPLKFSQAIGQEIPSLIAYEAEETHTLAWGLEKLAHPKRLRVYVGPAGGWTDEEIVIAAQYNVLPVTLGVNILRAETACIAVAAKLL from the coding sequence ATGCCCCAGTATTTTGCAGATATTAAAGAAACCGAATTTTTTCTGATGGATGCGGAAGCCCACCACGCCTGCGCCGTCGCGCGGCACCAGGAGGGGGACGAAATCCGCGTGTTTGACGGTACGGGCCGCCAGTATATGGGGCGCATTGACCGTATTCAAAAAAAATTCGTGCGCGGCACGCTGTTAAGGCCGTGCCCGGTGCGCCGTCCGGCGCTGGAGCTGGAGCTTTGCTTTGCTCCCAATTCCCGCACGGGGCTGGAAGACGTGTTGGACAAATGCACCCAGCTGGGGGTGGCGGCTTTTCGGCCGGTGGTAACCGAGCGCAGTGAATACGATGTGCTTAAAAAATGGGACGGCAAAAACGACCGCTGGCGCCAGATTATGATTGCCGCCTGCAAACAGTGCGACACGCCGTTTGTGCCGGCGATACTGCCGCCGTTAAAATTTTCGCAAGCGATCGGGCAGGAAATCCCGTCCTTGATTGCTTACGAGGCCGAAGAAACGCATACCTTGGCGTGGGGGTTGGAAAAATTGGCCCATCCCAAACGCCTGCGGGTGTATGTGGGGCCAGCCGGGGGCTGGACGGATGAAGAAATCGTCATCGCCGCCCAATACAATGTACTGCCCGTTACGTTGGGCGTCAATATCCTGCGGGCGGAAACGGCGTGCATTGCCGTAGCCGCCAAACTGTTATAA
- the infC gene encoding translation initiation factor IF-3, translated as MARYDNRREYKKDLYRRNQNIRVPEVRVINTDGTMIGVMPVAQAIALAKEQELDLVEISPNAQPPVCKILDYNRYVYEQGKKAAEAKKKQAKVTLKELRIKSRIAPHDLDVKIRQIEEFLRKKDMVRFVVVFHGRENQHKDIGIQILNDTAKRLAELANVDGGLQSMGNRMSMTFVPKN; from the coding sequence ATGGCCAGATACGATAACAGAAGAGAATACAAAAAAGATCTCTATCGCAGAAACCAGAACATCCGTGTGCCCGAAGTAAGAGTCATTAATACCGACGGCACGATGATTGGGGTCATGCCGGTGGCGCAAGCCATCGCCTTGGCCAAAGAACAAGAGTTGGACTTGGTGGAAATTTCACCCAACGCCCAGCCTCCTGTGTGTAAGATACTCGATTACAACCGGTATGTTTACGAACAGGGCAAGAAAGCGGCGGAAGCCAAAAAAAAACAAGCCAAAGTAACGTTAAAAGAGCTGCGCATCAAATCGCGCATTGCTCCGCACGATCTGGACGTGAAAATCCGCCAGATTGAAGAGTTCCTTCGCAAGAAGGATATGGTGCGTTTCGTAGTGGTGTTCCACGGCCGCGAAAACCAGCACAAGGATATCGGCATCCAGATTTTAAACGATACGGCCAAACGTTTGGCCGAGCTTGCCAATGTGGACGGCGGACTGCAGTCCATGGGCAACCGGATGTCTATGACGTTTGTGCCCAAAAACTAA
- a CDS encoding 50S ribosomal protein L25 — translation MEKVTISAAAREGIGVKGALSKIRAEKKIPAVIYGGQKEPVSVTVSVKDLDKIVKAGKNTLVEMDLNGAKELALVKEIQYHAVTDNPIHADFQRVSMKDKMDVVVPLKLEGTPADVANYGAIIEHILREIEVRALVSAIPHEIVLDITPMTINKGLVAGDIKLPEGVELITDAEAPVVHLAIPKEEEAPAPAPAADAAAAQPESSSTKGKKDEEGNLTKDAAKK, via the coding sequence ATGGAAAAAGTAACTATCTCTGCCGCTGCCCGCGAAGGGATTGGCGTCAAAGGGGCTCTTTCTAAAATCAGAGCCGAAAAGAAAATCCCGGCCGTCATTTACGGCGGGCAAAAAGAACCTGTTAGCGTAACCGTAAGCGTAAAAGATTTGGACAAAATCGTAAAAGCCGGTAAAAACACGCTGGTGGAAATGGATTTAAACGGTGCCAAAGAATTGGCCCTGGTAAAAGAAATCCAATACCACGCCGTAACCGACAATCCGATTCACGCCGATTTTCAGCGCGTCAGCATGAAAGACAAAATGGACGTCGTTGTTCCGCTTAAACTGGAAGGAACCCCGGCCGACGTGGCCAACTACGGCGCTATTATTGAACACATCCTGCGCGAAATTGAAGTACGCGCCTTGGTCAGCGCCATTCCGCACGAAATCGTGTTGGATATTACGCCCATGACGATTAACAAAGGCTTGGTAGCCGGCGATATTAAACTGCCCGAAGGGGTGGAACTCATCACGGATGCCGAAGCCCCCGTGGTGCACTTGGCCATTCCGAAAGAAGAAGAAGCTCCTGCTCCTGCGCCGGCCGCTGATGCTGCCGCCGCCCAGCCGGAAAGCTCTTCCACCAAGGGCAAGAAAGACGAAGAAGGCAACCTTACGAAGGACGCCGCTAAGAAATAA
- a CDS encoding TatD family hydrolase, giving the protein MQFIDSHAHLNDPAFDADRTELITQKLPQAGIALSVEIGCSPEEWQPALELSSQHPSLIRAVLGVHPEYACKMNDAAWKQLAALLPDERNVAVGEIGLDYTCLEFTDKEKQQEAFARMLALANQTQKPLVLHIRREGDDYAAYEDSFRLLKHQWNGSSSTGYPGVLHCFCARYEEAKKALDLGLLLGINGCFTYKKNEYIREAVKKAGADKIILETDCPYLSPQGKRGQRNDPSNVPLIAQFTADYLNMPLEELAEMTTRQAKALYGLK; this is encoded by the coding sequence ATGCAATTTATTGATTCGCACGCCCATTTAAACGACCCCGCTTTTGACGCCGACCGTACGGAATTAATCACCCAAAAACTGCCGCAGGCCGGCATTGCGCTTAGTGTGGAAATCGGCTGTTCGCCCGAAGAGTGGCAGCCCGCGCTGGAGTTGTCTTCGCAACATCCGTCGCTCATTCGCGCGGTGCTGGGGGTTCACCCGGAATACGCCTGCAAAATGAACGACGCAGCCTGGAAACAGCTGGCCGCCCTTTTACCGGACGAACGCAACGTGGCCGTGGGAGAAATCGGGCTGGATTACACGTGTTTGGAATTTACCGATAAAGAAAAACAGCAGGAAGCGTTTGCCCGCATGCTTGCGCTGGCCAACCAAACGCAAAAGCCGCTTGTACTGCACATCCGCCGCGAAGGCGACGATTACGCCGCCTACGAAGACAGTTTCCGCCTGTTAAAACATCAGTGGAACGGATCTTCTTCCACCGGGTATCCGGGTGTGCTCCATTGTTTTTGCGCCCGGTATGAAGAAGCCAAAAAGGCGTTGGATTTAGGGTTGCTGCTGGGGATCAACGGCTGCTTTACCTATAAAAAGAACGAATACATCCGCGAAGCCGTTAAAAAAGCGGGGGCGGACAAAATCATTTTGGAAACGGACTGTCCGTACCTTTCCCCGCAAGGAAAACGCGGCCAGCGAAACGATCCTTCCAATGTCCCGCTGATTGCCCAATTTACGGCCGATTACCTGAATATGCCGCTGGAAGAACTGGCGGAAATGACCACCCGGCAGGCAAAAGCCTTGTACGGGCTGAAATAA
- a CDS encoding large ribosomal subunit protein bL35, producing the protein MPKLKNHSGGKKRFRKTATGKFTHRKAGRKHLLTPVSASRKHETRKTGVITPESNKGKILEKYLPMAK; encoded by the coding sequence ATGCCTAAATTGAAAAACCACAGCGGCGGCAAAAAACGCTTCAGAAAAACCGCCACGGGTAAATTCACCCACAGAAAAGCCGGCAGAAAACACTTGCTTACGCCTGTTTCTGCCTCCCGGAAGCACGAAACCAGAAAGACCGGCGTGATTACGCCCGAGTCTAACAAAGGGAAGATCTTGGAAAAATATCTTCCTATGGCCAAATAA
- the dnaK gene encoding molecular chaperone DnaK — MAKIIGIDLGTSNTAAAVMEGGRGTIIPSAEGSSIGGKAFPSYVAFTKDGQRLVGEPARRQAIANPEGTVTAFKRKMGENYKYNLRGQEFTPQQLSAFILQKVKKDAEAFLGEPVEKAVITVPAYFNDNQRQATKDAGRIAGLEVVRLVNEPTAAALAFGIDKAGKEQKVMVFDLGGGTLDVTIMEMGKEGTFDVLATSGDTQLGGTDMDNAIIQWMVDEFRKQTGIDLSKDKQAQQRLKDAAEKAKIELSTTMETDINLPFISAGADGPKHLELQLSRAKLESLVDDIVKRCGKSVNQALSDAGLTASQIDRIILVGGPTRMPIVQKYVEDLVGKKIERGIDPMECVAIGAAVQAGILTGDVKDVLLLDVTPLSLGLETLGGVCTRLIERNTTIPVRKTQIFSTASDNQPAVTINVLQGERPMAKDNVPLGKFDLDGIPPAPRGVPQIEVTFDIDANGILNVSAKDLGTNKEQHITISSPNKLSDAEVEKFVKDAEKFAEEDKKHKEVIEAKNQGDSVLYQTEKSLKEYGDKVSQDDRLAIDRALSDLRDALKGEDVARIKSATDEALKAGQKLGEAMYKNAQAQQQAQAGAQAGAQPGPDASAQAGAAGNGGKDDVVEAEVVDK; from the coding sequence ATGGCTAAAATTATTGGTATTGACTTGGGTACTTCTAACACCGCCGCTGCGGTGATGGAAGGAGGCAGAGGAACGATTATTCCGTCTGCCGAAGGAAGCTCTATCGGCGGAAAGGCTTTTCCGTCTTATGTAGCTTTCACCAAAGACGGTCAGCGCCTCGTGGGTGAACCTGCCCGCCGGCAGGCCATTGCCAACCCGGAAGGCACCGTAACCGCCTTCAAACGCAAAATGGGGGAAAACTATAAATACAATTTGCGCGGACAGGAATTTACGCCTCAGCAGCTGTCGGCTTTCATTCTGCAGAAAGTGAAAAAAGACGCCGAAGCTTTCTTGGGCGAACCCGTGGAAAAAGCCGTTATCACGGTACCTGCCTATTTTAACGATAACCAGCGCCAGGCCACCAAAGACGCCGGCCGCATTGCCGGGTTGGAAGTGGTGCGCTTGGTAAACGAACCGACCGCTGCCGCGTTGGCCTTCGGGATTGATAAAGCCGGCAAAGAACAGAAAGTAATGGTCTTTGACTTGGGCGGTGGTACGCTGGATGTAACAATTATGGAAATGGGCAAAGAAGGCACGTTTGACGTGCTGGCCACCTCTGGCGATACGCAGCTGGGCGGTACGGATATGGATAACGCCATCATCCAGTGGATGGTGGACGAGTTCCGCAAACAAACCGGTATTGATTTGTCCAAAGACAAACAAGCCCAACAGCGCTTGAAAGACGCGGCCGAAAAGGCCAAAATTGAATTGTCCACCACCATGGAAACGGACATTAACCTGCCGTTCATTTCCGCGGGTGCGGACGGCCCGAAACACTTGGAACTGCAATTGTCCCGCGCCAAACTGGAAAGCTTGGTGGACGACATCGTCAAACGCTGCGGCAAATCGGTCAATCAGGCTTTGTCCGATGCAGGCTTGACGGCCTCGCAAATTGACCGCATCATCTTGGTCGGCGGCCCGACCCGTATGCCGATTGTGCAGAAATACGTGGAAGACTTGGTCGGCAAGAAAATTGAACGCGGCATTGACCCGATGGAATGCGTGGCAATCGGTGCGGCGGTGCAAGCCGGTATTTTGACGGGCGACGTCAAAGACGTCCTCTTGTTAGACGTAACCCCGCTGTCTTTGGGTCTGGAAACCTTGGGCGGCGTGTGCACTCGCCTAATTGAACGCAACACCACCATCCCGGTGCGCAAAACGCAGATTTTCTCTACGGCGTCGGACAACCAGCCGGCCGTAACCATCAACGTTTTGCAGGGTGAACGCCCCATGGCCAAAGACAACGTGCCGCTGGGCAAGTTTGACTTGGACGGCATTCCGCCAGCTCCTCGCGGCGTACCGCAGATTGAAGTTACGTTTGATATCGACGCGAACGGTATTTTGAACGTTTCCGCCAAAGATCTGGGTACCAACAAGGAACAGCATATCACCATCAGCTCGCCCAACAAGCTCAGTGATGCCGAAGTGGAAAAATTCGTCAAAGACGCAGAGAAATTTGCGGAAGAAGACAAGAAACACAAAGAAGTCATTGAAGCCAAAAACCAGGGCGACAGCGTGCTCTACCAGACGGAAAAATCGCTGAAAGAATATGGCGATAAAGTGTCTCAGGATGACCGCTTGGCCATTGACCGCGCCTTGAGCGACTTAAGAGACGCCCTCAAAGGCGAAGATGTGGCCAGAATCAAATCCGCCACGGATGAAGCCTTGAAAGCCGGCCAGAAATTGGGTGAAGCGATGTACAAAAACGCGCAAGCCCAACAGCAGGCCCAAGCGGGCGCCCAAGCCGGCGCTCAGCCCGGGCCGGACGCCTCGGCCCAAGCCGGAGCGGCAGGCAACGGCGGCAAGGACGATGTGGTAGAAGCCGAAGTGGTAGATAAATAA
- the mtaB gene encoding tRNA (N(6)-L-threonylcarbamoyladenosine(37)-C(2))-methylthiotransferase MtaB: MTTFFIKTFGCRVNQVESQALLEQFLRGGYTQASSPETADICLLNTCTVTHQADKDVEKQIRQILRRNPNARLVLTGCYAAAHEAQVREKFPQAQIIGKYDLGKQLFGVEDVCWTVSGHEGHSRAFIKIQDGCDCFCSYCIVPYARPVKRSKPLADVLHEIQTLEAKGFAEIVLTGINIGNYVCPQTGADLAALCEKIAALPGRFRVRFSSIELQTVTDGIIRQMALRPDRFCNYFHLPLQAGCDKILKDMNRHYDTAAYRARVADLRRQVPQIGIFADVIAGYPTETEADFKATVAFIREVKLAGLHVFSYSPRPRTPAAALKQLPREEIKRRADALRALDKELRAQFAASLVGTEQEVFIEEHKQGRPHGITSNFQQTVLETDQPCRGLVRVRITGAEGGLCRGVLC; the protein is encoded by the coding sequence ATGACTACTTTTTTTATTAAAACTTTCGGCTGCCGCGTCAATCAGGTAGAAAGCCAAGCCCTCTTGGAGCAATTCCTGCGCGGCGGATATACGCAGGCCTCCTCGCCGGAAACGGCCGATATTTGCCTGCTCAACACCTGCACGGTAACCCATCAGGCCGATAAAGACGTGGAAAAACAAATCCGCCAAATTTTGCGCCGCAACCCCAACGCACGTTTGGTGCTGACGGGATGCTACGCCGCCGCGCACGAAGCGCAGGTGCGCGAAAAGTTCCCGCAGGCGCAAATCATCGGCAAGTACGACTTGGGCAAACAGCTTTTTGGCGTGGAAGACGTGTGCTGGACGGTGTCCGGCCACGAAGGGCACAGCCGCGCTTTTATTAAAATTCAAGACGGGTGCGACTGCTTTTGTTCCTATTGTATTGTTCCCTATGCGCGGCCCGTTAAGCGTTCCAAACCGCTGGCGGACGTATTGCATGAAATTCAGACCTTGGAGGCAAAAGGCTTTGCCGAAATCGTGCTGACGGGCATTAACATCGGCAACTACGTCTGCCCGCAAACGGGGGCGGATTTGGCCGCCTTGTGCGAAAAGATTGCCGCCCTGCCCGGTCGTTTTCGGGTGCGGTTTTCCTCCATTGAACTGCAAACGGTAACGGATGGGATCATCCGACAGATGGCCTTGCGGCCCGACCGGTTTTGCAATTATTTTCACCTGCCGCTGCAGGCCGGGTGCGATAAAATTTTAAAGGATATGAACCGCCATTACGACACCGCCGCTTACCGCGCGCGGGTGGCGGATTTGCGCCGGCAGGTGCCGCAAATCGGAATCTTTGCAGACGTAATTGCCGGCTACCCCACCGAAACCGAAGCCGATTTTAAAGCAACCGTGGCCTTTATCCGCGAAGTAAAACTGGCGGGCCTTCACGTATTTAGCTATTCGCCCCGCCCGCGCACGCCGGCGGCGGCGCTGAAACAGCTTCCCCGCGAGGAAATCAAACGCCGCGCAGACGCCCTGCGCGCGTTGGATAAAGAGCTCCGCGCGCAATTTGCCGCTTCGCTGGTGGGAACGGAGCAGGAAGTGTTTATAGAAGAGCACAAACAAGGCCGCCCGCACGGGATTACTTCCAACTTTCAGCAAACGGTGCTGGAGACTGATCAGCCCTGCCGCGGGCTGGTGCGCGTGCGGATTACCGGGGCCGAAGGCGGCCTGTGCCGGGGCGTTTTGTGCTAG
- a CDS encoding ribose-phosphate diphosphokinase: MTKSVNGDLRIFSGNANIALAQKICSHLNMEMGKLRVERFADGEIDVQILESVRAHDCYLIQPTCPPVNENLMELLIMIDAFKRASAGKITAVIPYFGYARADRKASPRVPITAKLASNLITEAGADRIMTVDLHAGQIQGFFDIPVDHLRARKVFLDYFKDFDRKDLVVISPDVGGVERARKFAARMDAGLVIIDKRRPKANEAVVYNVIGDVKDKVAIIFDDIVDTAGTLTTVAQKIKERGAREIYAVCTHGLLSRNAIDKINRSEIKKLVISDSLPIRDLGPKVEVLSVSYLLADAIKRNHDGRSISDMFN, translated from the coding sequence ATGACTAAAAGCGTAAACGGCGATTTAAGAATTTTCTCCGGCAATGCCAACATTGCTCTGGCGCAGAAAATTTGCAGCCACCTCAATATGGAAATGGGAAAACTGCGTGTGGAGCGGTTTGCCGACGGAGAAATTGACGTCCAGATTTTGGAAAGCGTCCGCGCGCACGATTGCTATTTAATCCAGCCCACTTGCCCGCCCGTCAACGAAAACTTGATGGAACTGCTGATCATGATTGACGCCTTTAAACGCGCCAGCGCCGGCAAGATTACGGCCGTAATTCCGTACTTCGGCTATGCCCGCGCCGACCGCAAGGCCTCCCCGCGCGTGCCGATTACGGCCAAGCTGGCCAGCAATCTGATTACCGAAGCCGGTGCCGACCGGATTATGACGGTGGATTTGCACGCGGGGCAGATTCAGGGCTTCTTTGACATTCCGGTAGACCATTTGCGCGCGCGCAAAGTGTTTTTGGATTATTTCAAAGATTTTGACCGGAAAGATTTGGTGGTTATTTCGCCGGATGTGGGCGGCGTGGAACGCGCCCGCAAATTTGCGGCCCGCATGGATGCGGGGCTGGTGATTATTGATAAACGCCGCCCCAAAGCCAACGAAGCGGTGGTCTATAACGTCATCGGCGACGTGAAAGACAAAGTAGCCATTATTTTTGATGACATTGTGGATACGGCCGGTACGCTTACCACCGTAGCCCAGAAAATCAAAGAGCGGGGCGCCCGCGAGATTTATGCGGTTTGCACGCATGGTCTGCTGTCCCGCAACGCGATAGACAAAATTAACCGGTCGGAAATCAAAAAGCTGGTCATTTCGGACTCGCTGCCGATTCGGGACTTGGGGCCGAAGGTGGAAGTGCTGTCGGTGTCGTATTTGCTGGCGGACGCGATTAAACGCAACCACGACGGCCGCTCTATCAGCGATATGTTTAACTAA